A genome region from Hippopotamus amphibius kiboko isolate mHipAmp2 chromosome 1, mHipAmp2.hap2, whole genome shotgun sequence includes the following:
- the LOC130835365 gene encoding olfactory receptor 6N2-like — protein sequence MDHVNHTWTQNFLLAGFTATGTLRPLAFLGTLCIYLLTLAGNLFILVLVQADSGLSTPMYFFIRVLSFLELWYVSTTVPTLLHTLLRGPSPISSAVCFAQLYVFHSLGMTECYLLGAMALDRYLAICRPLHYHALMSRQVRLWLAGATWVAGFSAALVPASLTASLPFCLKEVAHYFCDLAPLMKLACVDTSWHAQVHTAVIGIINACNLVVILGVYGGILRAVLKLPSAASRAKAFSTCSFHITVVVLFFGSAFIVYVGSPESHPEGTDKLIALVYTFLIPFLNPIIYTLRNKEVREAVRRVTQRIRATLKRL from the coding sequence ATGGATCATGTCAATCACACGTGGACCCAGAATTTTCTCCTTGCTGGTTTCACTGCCACTGGAACCCTGCGACCTCTTGCTTTCCTGGGGACACTGTGCATCTATCTCCTCACCCTGGCAGGGAATTTGTTCATCCTTGTCCTGGTTCAGGCAGATTCAGGACTGTccacacccatgtacttcttcatCCGTGTCCTCTCCTTCTTGGAACTCTGGTATGTCAGCACCACAGTGCCCACGCTGCTGCATACCTTGCTCCGTGGGCCTTCACCCATCTCATCAGCTGTGTGCTTTGCCCAGCTCTACGTCTTCCATTCCTTGGGCATGACTGAGTGCTACCTGTTGGGTGCCATGGCGCTGGACCGCTACCTTGCCATCTGTCGCCCACTCCACTACCATGCACTCATGAGCAGACAGGTACGGTTATGGCTAGCAGGGGCCACTTGGGTGGCTGGCTTCTCAGCTGCACTTGTGCCAGCCAGCCTCACAGCCTCTCTGCCCTTCTGTTTAAAAGAGGTGGCTCATTACTTTTGTGACTTGGCACCACTAATGAAGTTGGCATGTGTAGACACAAGCTGGCATGCTCAAGTCCATACTGCAGTGATTGGCATTATCAATGCATGCAATCTTGTGGTCATTTTAGGAGTGTATGGGGGTATCCTGAGAGCTGTGCTGAAGCTGCCCTCAGCTGCCAGCCGTGCCAAGGCCTTTTCCACCTGTTCCTTCCATATAACTGTAGTGGTGCTATTCTTTGGCTCTGCCTTCATTGTCTATGTGGGATCACCTGAGAGTCACCCTGAAGGCACTGACAAGCTTATTGCCTTGGTGTACACTTTTCTTATCCCTTTTCTCAACCCCATTATTTACACTCTTCGTAACAAGGAAGTGAGGGAAGCTGTCAGGAGGGTAACCCAAAGGATTAGGGCTACGTTGAAGAGACTCTGA
- the LOC130835894 gene encoding olfactory receptor 6N2, with protein sequence MDPHNHSSLVEFVLLGFPKVVHVRGWLFILLLLAYLFTLCGNMLIFLVIRLDAALHTPMYHFVSILSFLELWYTATTIPKMLANLLSDKKTISFSGCLLQTYFFHSLGASECYLLTAMAYDRYLAICRPLHYPAIMTPMLCAKMTAGCWTCGFLCPISEVILVSQLPFCGYNEIQHIFCDFPPLLSLACKDTATNILVDFAINAFIILITFLFIMVSYGRIIAAVLKIKTKAGRKKAFSTCASHLIVALIFFGSIIFMYVRLKKSYSLTLDRTLAVVYSVLTPLVNPIIYSLRNKELIKAIKRTIFRKGERASPTYH encoded by the coding sequence ATGGACCCACACAACCATTCAAGCCTGGTTGAATTTGTGCTCCTGGGTTTCCCCAAAGTGGTACATGTCAGGGGCTGGCTTTTCATCCTGCTGCTGTTGGCATACCTGTTCACTCTCTGTGGTAACATGCTCATCTTCCTGGTCATACGATTGGATGCAGCTCTACACACACCCATGTACCATTTTGTCAGTATTCTCTCCTTCTTGGAGCTGTGGTATACAGCCACCACCATCCCAAAAATGCTAGCTAATCTTCTTAGTGATAAgaagaccatttctttttcaggATGCCTCCTTCAGACTTACTTCTTCCACTCCCTAGGGGCCTCTGAATGCTACCTTCTTACAGCAATGGCCTATGACCGATACCTGGCCATCTGCCGGCCCCTCCACTATCCTGCAATTATGACCCCCATGCTCTgtgccaagatgactgctggttGCTGGACTTGTGGCTTCCTGTGTCCCATTTCTGAAGTCATCCTGGTCTCCCAGCTCCCCTTCTGTGGCTACAATGAAATCCAACACATCTTCTGTGACTTTCCGCCTCTTCTGAGCCTGGCCTGCAAGGACACAGCCACTAATATCCTTGTGGACTTTGCCATCAATGCCTTCATCATCCTTATCACTTTCCTCTTTATTATGGTGTCTTATGGAAGAATCATTGCAGCGGTactgaagataaaaacaaaagcaggaagaaagaaggcCTTCTCTACGTGTGCCTCACATCTTATTGTGGCCCTCATCTTCTTTGGTAGCATCATCTTCATGTATGTGCGGCTGAAGAAGAGCTATTCACTGACCCTTGATCGGACACTTGCTGTGGTCTACTCTGTACTAACACCACTGGTCAACCCCATTATCTACAGTCTTCGTAACAAGGAACTCATTAAGGCCATTAAGAGAACCATCTTCCGGAAGGGAGAGAGGGCTAGTCCCACCTACCACTGA